The following are from one region of the Silene latifolia isolate original U9 population chromosome 9, ASM4854445v1, whole genome shotgun sequence genome:
- the LOC141599395 gene encoding uncharacterized protein LOC141599395, with protein sequence MSEKMGEYLRIVRERIPATYMVKIESLVSLKKAIAATNYPEKDHVELNHFTSGNYTWALCLYPEGNKKDDGKDHISLYLKLVEPLDKKVIAVMFNFFIYDQLRDNYLMIQGLKEKRFHVAKTEWGVSRVISLNDFDDASNGFLKDDSCVFGVEIVYAYVNVQPQVAVVHTTTTTTTHLKSYSFKWEIPKFSKLKLPCDYSPEFNINGRSWKLNIYPNGELSSRSIDLYLCLNSTSSTKGNKLFVEAELRMKNQAKLSEGKDRKQTLCRWFLAGGMRWGYSNFIGLENLEDFKLKDKIIIEVNVKEIALVQM encoded by the exons ATGAGTGAAAAAATGGGAG AATATTTACGGATAGTGAGAGAAAGAATTCCCGCAACATACATGGTAAAAATTGAATCTCTTGTGTCTCTGAAGAAAGCAATTGCTGCGACAAATTATCCCGAGAAGGACCATGTAGAACTAAATCACTTCACATCAGGGAACTACACATG GGCTTTGTGTCTCTATCCAGAGGGAAACAAGAAAGATGATGGCAAGGATCATAtctctctctatttgaaattggTTGAGCCACTTGATAAAAAAGTGATCGCTGTCATGTTCAATTTTTTCATTTATGATCAATTAAGAGACAATTATTTGATGATCCAAG GTTTGAAGGAGAAGCGTTTTCATGTCGCAAAAACAGAATGGGGAGTATCAAGAGTAATATCATTGAATGATTTTGACGATGCTTCCAATGGGTTTTTAAAAGACGATAGCTGCGTCTTTGGAGTAGAGATTGTTTACGCTTATGTAAATGTCCAACCTCAAGTTGCAGTTGTGCACACTACTACAACTACTACTACTCATTTAAAGAGTTACAGCTTCAAATGGGAAATTCCAAAGTTTTCCAAGTTAAAACTCCCTTGTGATTATTCTCCAGAGTTCAATATCAATGGTCGGTCATG GAAATTAAATATATACCCAAATGGAGAGCTGTCTTCTAGAAGCATTGATCTATATTTGTGCTTAAACAGTACTAGTTCTACCAAGGGCAACAAACTTTTTGTCGAAGCTGAGCTGCGCATGAAAAATCAAGCCAAGTTATCTGAGGGCAAAGATCGCAAGCAGACTC TTTGCCGATGGTTTCTGGCAGGAGGTATGAGATGGGGCTACTCAAATTTTATTGGATTGGAAAATCTTGAAGATTTTAAGTTGAAGGACAAGATTATTATTGAAGTTAACGTAAAAGAAATTGCGCTTGTTCAAATGTAA